The Portunus trituberculatus isolate SZX2019 chromosome 50, ASM1759143v1, whole genome shotgun sequence genome includes the window GCTGGATTTCATAGTGAGAGCAGTTAGGAATGCAGAAAGGTGCTTAACCGTTATAAACACTGGAGGAATGAAGCAACGAGCAGAACAGAGACGCTCTAACCTATCCACGAAACGGGCTGTAGGACTCACCACCGCGACCTCTACAGAGGTGGAGGGCAAATCATGCCCGGTCTGCCAGGAACACCATGAGGTGCGAGACTGTGGGAAATTCCTGCACATGGATGTGTGGGATCGCATGAAATTGATGAAGCAGGAGGAACACCGCCGCTTCTGTTGCTTCAGACTTGGACACTGGGTGAAGAATTGTGCGTGCAAGGTCAAGTGCGGCATGGGTGGATGCAATCAATGGCATTCAAGACTGCTACACACTGCACTGCATAAGGACGGGCGTGGATCACATCCGTGGAAGCCCACAAGAAACCTACAGAGAGCGAAGAGGAACATCCCTGATGAAAGAGACATCTAACCGAGTGTGAAGGGAGGGCGAGGCGAACCGTTCGAAGCTACAATGCCATCGATTCCTTCCACTAGTGGCACTCACTATACGACTTACAAAAAGGCAAGAAGGGAGGCCGAAGGTACCACACCTGACAATGAGAAAGATCCTTACCGGTGGGTCAGAATAGAATCCACAAGAGGAGAATTGAAGTCAGATCACGCTTATCAGGGGATCTGACTGAAGGATGCAAAACAGATCGCCCTCCTCATTGTCAAAGTTAGAGTCACGAAGGCGCAGAGCGAAGAACCAAGCATCATCACTGGAGCCCTTTTAGATTCAGGCAGTGACAGATCCTACTGCACCCGCAGTCTGGCCGATCAGTTgcatgccgagagagagagagagagagagagagagagagagagagagagagagagagactaataacaCTATCTATCGGGACCATCACagacgaggaaagagaagtCACCACCGAAGAAATTGACTTGAAACTGACTAGCGTCGGAACACGAAAAACCCGCTCTATTTCTCTCTGTAAAACACTCATAGTACCAACACTGTTGTCCTCACTGAGAGGCTCTATTGCAAGGGATGGAGATATAGCTAAATGGCCTCATCTTCGGGACATTTCCCCAACCTTTGTACCAGGGGAAGTAGACCTCCTCATAGGTCTAGACACACCCCAAGCCTTGCTACCTATGGAGGTAAGAGCTGGAGGAGACGGAGAACCATTTGAAACACGCACTCTCCTTGGCTGGACCATCAATGGACCTATGAGGTTTGAAGATGGGGAGCCAATCGGTGCAACGAACACACACATCACAGGGATGACAACGATAGCACAGGGGCAACAGAATGCAATCCGGCATGGTCCCTTCCCGGGAAGTGACTTCTTGCTTCAATGTAAGGATGGTATCTCGATAGAGGACGGAAGGGTTATAAAGTTATGGTCATCAACCGCACAGCAGGTAGATCAACATTACCAACTGCCCATCCCATTCAGATACAAGGAACCGGGCCTACCGGATAATCGGAAACTTGCAGAACAACGACTTATAGGCCTCAGAAGGCGCCTAATGAAGGATCCAGCCTTATGTCTTCGTTATCAAAAGGAGATGAAACGCTTGGTGGAGGACGGACATGCAGAACGCACTTTACACCCCGAACTCCCTGAAGCAGCCGGAATGGTCTGGTACTTGCCACATCATCCAGTTCTAAACCCCAAGAAACCGGAGAAGGTGAGAATAGTGTTTGATTGTGCAGCAACATATAAGTCAACATCATTAAATGATCAAGTGATGCAAGGGCCGGATCTTAACATCGATCTGATGGGCGTCTTGCTTCGATTTCGACAGGACAGAGTAGCCATAATGGCAGACATCGAAGCAATGTTCCATCAGGTCTTAGTACCGCAGGAACACCGAGACGTTCTTCGGTTCTTGTGGTGGCTGAGCAGAAAAATGTCTGAACCTCCTGAGACATACCGAATGAAGGTACACCTGTTTGGAGGCGTCTGGAGCCCATTATGTGCAGCATATGCCTTACAGCGAACATTTCAAGATCATGGGCAAGACCTCCACGAGGATATCAAAGGGGCCAATCGGAACTTCTACGTGGACGATCTCTTACATTCAGTGAACTCTACGAGCAAGGCGACAATCGTCATACATTGCCTGAGGGATCTATTGCATAATGGGGGCTTCAGAGTCACAAAGTGGGCCTGCAATTACAGCAAAGTGCTGCAATCCATACCGCCGACGGTATGAGAGAGCAGTAACAATGAAAGAGATCCCTCTGACTGACAAACTTCCCACCGAAAGAGCATTGGGTATCTTGTGGGACTTGGAGAGAGATCAACTTGCAGTACAGGTTCACGTACCAACCAGGCCGGAGACAAAACGTGGCCTCCTCAGTATGATTAGCTCTCTTTATGATCCATTTGGCATCCTTGCTCCATGTGTTATTCGAGCCAAAATGATCTTTCAAGAAGAATGCAGACGTAGAACAGGGTGGGATGAGCTCCTAGCTGACGAGTCGAAGGATGCGTGGAGAAGGTGGCTGAGAGGGTTACCGCACCTTGAGGGCATACGGATTCCACGCTGTTATCAGCATGACATCAAGGATACTATAAGTGACATACAATTGCATCACTTCTGCGATGCGTCTCAACGAGCATATGGTGCCGTATCCTACCTGAGAATCACAGGCGTGATGGGAGTACACTATGTTGCCTTTGTATACGGCAAGGCCAAGCTGGCCCCACTGAAACAACTAACCATACCTAGGCTAGAACTGTGTGCAGCTGTATTAGCTATAAAGGCAGATGAGCGATTACGGAGAGAACTTGACCTGTCTATCTCGCGGTGAGCGTTCTGGACGGACAGCACCACTGTCTTAAGATACATAAGGAACACTGAAAGGCGCTTCCACACCTTCGTGGCCAATTGCATAGCTATCATACATAAAGAGTCTGATCCAGAGCAATGGAGGTATGTGAGTTCAGGACTCAACCCCGCAGATGACGCCAGCCGGGGTTTGCGTGGCAACGAGCATGAACGGTGTAGTAGGTGGACCCAAGGACCACCCTTCCTGTCGCATAACAAAACCCAGTGGCCGAGGGAAGGCATGACAAGGGAAGCGATTCCAGGTGACGACCcagaagtaaaaaaggaaactggagcGCTGATGGCATTTGCTACCCGGAAGGTAGAAGCCCTAGACAAACTGTGGGGACAGATATATACTCATCGTGGTATCGGCTCTTGAAAGGGGCTGCATGGCTGAGAAGATTCGTAGCATGGCAGAGTGACAAAGGAGGTGACTCATACCGGAAGAAATGTCTATCTACGGAAGAGATGGAAGCAACGAAAAGTGCTGTACTGAAGTGTGTGCAACGGAGATACTTTCCCGAGGAACTGAAAGTGCTATGGCAGGGGTAACGACTGAGACACAGCCCGATAAACCAGTTGGAGCCTTATCTAGATACAGAAGGCTTGATCAGAATAGGCGGCCGGTTGAGACGAGCTACTCTTCACCAAGATCAACAGAATCCCATCTTCTTACCCAAAGAAGGCAAGATCACAGAACTCATTGTGAGGGAAACACATGAGACCAAGGCTCGCCACCTGGGAAGGGAATACACACTTGCTAGAATACGCGAATCCGTAACTGGTTCCTGAACTGTCGTAAAGTGCTGGACCAAATACTACGCACTTGTGTAATCTGCCAGCGGTACAACTGGAAACCTAACAAGGAACGACAGGCCGACTTGCCAGAAGTTCAAGTGAGATCAGGCGCACCGGCATTCACATACACCGGAATTGATTGCTTCGGCCCATTTATGGTGAAGCAAGGGAGGGCCCAAGTAAAACGATGGGGCTGCATCTTCGTCTGTCTGACTATTAGGGCCTTACACATGGAAGTCCTTGCGACATTAAGTGCTGACTCCTTTATTGAAGCACTCATGAGATTCACAGCTCGGAGAGGGCTACCGAAACACATCCGCTCAGACAATGGTACCAACATGATTGGAGCATGCAGTCACTAGTTGGGGCAAGGATGGTAAAATCAGAGAAGCACTCTTAGTAAACCAAGTAGAGTGGCAATTCAACCCTCCAAGAGCTTCACAAATGGGCGGCGTGTGGGAAAAAGATCCGTACCGTGAAAAGAATTATGCAAGCAATAGTAGGCACACAAGTCATGGATGATGAACGCCTCCATACATTACTCTGAGAAGTGGAAATGGTTATCAATGCCAGACCCCTTACTCCCTCATCGAACAACCCGAATGATCTTGAAGCCCTGACGCCTCTCCACCTGTTGAGAATGAGCTCTAACACCTTCCCCATCGGGGACAAACCAACAATAGAGGACACGTATCGGAGGCGATGGAAGCATGCTCAGTACATGGCAGATCAATTCTGGAAGAGTTGGACCCGAGAGTACCTCCCCACGTTAAGGAAACGGCAAGGACCAACCACACCCGGACGCAGCTTCCAGCAAGGGGATATGGTCATAATTGCCGAACCGTCCCTGCCACGAAACAAGTGGTTGTTAGGATTGGTGCTGGAAACCATGCCGAGTTAAGATGGTGAAGTACGCAAGGTGAGAGTGAAAACGAAGAGCTCAACATTCATTCGCCCAGTTACGAAGCTGTGTTGGCTAGAAGGTGTTGGAGATGATAAACTAGGGCTCAGTTTCGAGTGGAACTCGACAGGGGGAGtgttaccaccaacaccagagagagagagagagagagaggaggaggagagcgaaaCACATGTTTAGGTTGAAGAAGTGCTGATCTATGGACTAAGCAAGAGGGGCGCCTTGTGCGAGAGTGACCTGTTAACATGTAAAAGGGGGGCGACTGGGTGTCACAGTGGTGCATGCAGGGAGAATACACCTCATGTCCGAGAGGAGAGGACGTGCTTTGAAGCCTCTCATCTGGTGGAGAATATTCACCGCTGTTTGCGTTCCTAAGACGCCCAGACCCCTAATACGTAAGTGAAAGTGCattgaaatagtagtaattaTCATTATAGTTCAGAAATAGTGCTTATTATACTGAGTTAAGGCGCCTTCGGCACACACAGATTCTGACGGAGCGCTTATATGTAATATGTATGTATTAAATGTATATCTGTTGTCTGCTATCATTTAAATTCTCAGTCTCGGATGGTGAAGAATGAGGGAGAATGAGTTCGACCTTCATTCAAGAGAAGGGCTCACCTCTCTCTCGTCCCCACTGGAGAGGCGTGAGTGTTATTGTTCGACTAATCTCTTGTTAAGATACATACTTTGTTTCTAGGTATCGACCAAATATATAGATTGCGTCGACGTGAGGGTCTCATTTtcctgatcatcatcatcatcatcacaaccgcCACATGACCGCGGTTACAGCTCCAATTCCTAGCCTACTAGTGGATGCAGGTTTCTGGCTGCTCGACCTCTAGCGccaatcttcgatgctccggtgttggttttgcACCctccgtcttcctgattctgtcccttgtgtgTCAacattgcgggactcgcgttcgcaagCGTAGCTATATCACTCGacctagtctccctaaacctttagGCTTTCGAGTCGCCTCTCTCATGATGGATTTGTCTATCGCCCCCactcctgtcttctctttccgACTTcctcgagttggttattggcagcttcccgATGTCTcgttatgccctcctgccatggatggcaagaaggatctCGCGTCaactctgtcccacacacggtttttagaacactatcCTACCCATTCTGAAGCCATCCCCGTCTTTACTGATGATTCCAAGTCCGATACAggtgttgggtttagtgtgtttttttcatccttctaccGGCCTggtagccttccttcagtggcatctgtCTTTACCgcagagctgtctgccatagttctacctttacagataattttcacTCTCCCGGTTTCTTCTTTTACAATATTTAGtgactcgcagtgctcttactgctctctcctttattatttcccttaacccattggttttatcagctttggagtggctatatctacttacgaaacgaggatatcgtgttgggttctgctgGGTCCCTGCACGTTggtgttcccgggaatgaacacgcagaccgccttgctaaagaggcagcaagtcgtgCTTCACCCCCTGCCCCTGTCCCGTTTAGAGATGTATTCCAGTACATTCGTCTGGGGATTATTGCAAGAtggcagaggaggtggcaaACAGGGGTTgccacctcgaaaatgggagagatcaccacTTCCGTTCGCCATGACTGGACATACACTCATCCGCCACCGCCGTACACAGATTGTATTAGCGCGGCTACGAATCGGTCACACATGATTTATTGATACacttattgttgaattaatagataattacaacaaaggaggaggatgggccttgccaacTCCCACCCCccggcaaagacttaaggttaaagtatcacaaaaataactctggacagtatacacaacaagaatacaagtatttcaataaataaatacacatattgcacaccttattgcctaagacatcctacagtctgggagcaaactgaggatattccctgagtatatccctgagggtggcagagtctaggagatggtcaatgaggctgtacacgtcatgctgaccttgtggcctaaatttagcaatgagaggacattccatgatatagtggcGCAGagtgtgtgtccccttggtgtagcacacatcacacaccaggagaa containing:
- the LOC123499943 gene encoding uncharacterized protein LOC123499943 translates to MKEIPLTDKLPTERALGILWDLERDQLAVQVHVPTRPETKRGLLSMISSLYDPFGILAPCVIRAKMIFQEECRRRTGWDELLADESKDAWRRWLRGLPHLEGIRIPRCYQHDIKDTISDIQLHHFCDASQRAYGAVSYLRITGVMGVHYVAFVYGKAKLAPLKQLTIPRLELCAAVLAIKADERLRRELDLSISR